ATTATACACAGTGTCACGCAATCCAGGCCTAAATACAACAATACGGTGCCAGTCAGTCTTTTGTGTGCtttctaaaaacaattataatcataatattagaggtgatgaaataaataacataaactaAATGTATTGCCTTCATTATTGTTGATATAATTTTGGTGTGTAGCCAATGAAAATACAACAACTGGATGTTCTTCTGTGCCTCGTTTTTGCGGATCCGCACCAACTCGTCCCAAAAGTGTGACTTTATTTATTGCtagttaaataaattctaatatgaGTAaccatgttatatataatagataattagtaatataaatgaaaaagtaatcaaaaaattcataaatgataaaaatgtaaaaaccaaCTCTTTTCAATTTTGATGGGTAGGGGTGCTGCTTCTTGAGTGTAATTATTGCGAAATAGTTGCTTTGAATAATTAGTACTCCTTAAAATACTAGATAAAAtctgaaatacaaaaatttgtttacaaacaacataaataggttattaaaaactaaaagactttaaaatgttttaaaattaggtaagttattaaaaaaaattgcaatacatattaatgctcataattatattattaattttaattcgcatgaaattcaaataggtaaatactatatccatatttcaattatattaaaatattaaaatacagtaataaaaaaaaatcaacatcactataatataccattagtgtattgtaataattatacatattacaatacactttgtgtatgtaaattgtatacgtGTTCTAagcattggcgcaaatagggaggGACTTGGGGaggggacttagtcccccccAAATGTCGGTCatgtccccccagttcaaaatctagtaattagtactaatttttatattctgtggtactaaGCAATATGGCCTATGGGGAGGGTGGCTTGAGTCCCCCCAAAAAATTTAGCCAATTTGCGCCTAGGTTCTAAGTATAATAATGCAAACTTAATATCTGGATATAGACAAATACTTTGATACtaacaatcatatttaatagaACTTACTTTTCCtgaaaattataacatagaaagataaaataattgtacaatttaaaatatgtgtcaAGCAtaggtagataatttattaaatattgtgttcttaagaatattttttgacaccttataattttttgataggtagtcaatattataatataatataatatgaaggaaggtttaatctttattatttatttctgatattttgagttccaaaattaaaataagtgaattagtattgatatttaagctataatatagatgtaggtatctactaatacaaaatatttatttcttctaGAATACATGTTTCATTAAAAAAGAACtctttaataatcaaaataaaattacactacACACTtgtcaaaaagtaaaaacatttaactaCTATTGTAAAGCATGCATTATGAACAACTATTTAACCAATGAACAAACAAACAATGTATATGCTAATTTTTAagacaacatttaaatttaaattttattgaaactgttaatattgttgtacctattatgtaaatacatcCAAAGTctgtattatacattcatactacattactataatatatttagggaCTAGGCACTTGTGTATATTTTACCAACCATGCTATTTTCAATTTGCTATGAATTTCAttgaaaatcagaatttaaagtttgacattaaaatacttttaacttgttttacctttgtttttaacattttcttatttgtattgtatgtGCTTATTACTGAATAGTGTTCTTCTCGTCGGCCTTAAGCTACGGCAGTCAACTGCAATATACACAACAGAGATAAACTACATTTATATTGtcaagtaaatagtaattatatttgaacAAGGAAATCAGGAATCCACTAATGTGataaaataaccataaaatattgacagatttaaaacaacaataattgtcgtccaatatttaccaatattatattgtattgcgtTTGTGTACTGTTATGACGGCGTTGGCttattaattgaatacaaattactatataaatacaatttttcactTTTCAGTATTTCCGTTTTCACTTTTATTTGGCGCACTTTAAACAAAACATAGGAtctattaatttgtattcacGATAATGCGATTGCTCGTGCTAATTTAAGGTTATGGCGCCAAACGCAGCCAAAACATGTATGAACGAAAACTGCAGAATTTTGGGATTTAAACACCTAAGGGCCGGTGTTCGAGTGTTTAACTTGCAACTATcgactttcaagtttcaacagtTTCAACGCGACGAACAAGCCGACGATTGAGTGATCAACAAGATTTGTGAAcgtgtcataataatatcataagcatTCGGCAACGAATTTTTTCGGCCATTTCGCCGGGGGCCTGTCGCAAACGCACGCCCAGCCGACTCGATAACAGCTGTTTCATTTTGTCCTGTAGAACAATCTGCGTGCCGATACAAGGCAGACCGGTCAAAATCTAAATTGTTGGATA
This portion of the Acyrthosiphon pisum isolate AL4f chromosome A1, pea_aphid_22Mar2018_4r6ur, whole genome shotgun sequence genome encodes:
- the ACYPI38901 gene encoding uncharacterized protein LOC100574210, whose translation is MLKTKILSSILRSTNYSKQLFRNNYTQEAAPLPIKIEKTINKVTLLGRVGADPQKRGTEEHPVVVFSLATHQNYINNNEESTQKTDWHRIVVFRPGLRDTVYNYLQKGQRIHISGRLIYGELKDESGTSRTTTSIAADDIIFFNSKN